DNA from Ovis aries strain OAR_USU_Benz2616 breed Rambouillet chromosome 15, ARS-UI_Ramb_v3.0, whole genome shotgun sequence:
cagggctggtgcactgggatgacccagagggatgggatggggagggaggtgggaggggggttcaggatggggaacacatgtacacccatggcagattcaagtcaatgtatggcaaaaccaatacagtattgtgaagtaaaataaataaataaactaaagaaaaaaggaTATATTCAAAAGATGCATTtgtgcaaaaataaaaaacagacaaagcTAAAGATTATGCTacttatatgtatgtgttagttgctcagtcctagccaactctgcgaccccatgaactgtagcccaccaggctcctctgtccatggaattctccaggcagaaatactgcagtgagttgccatttccttttccagggtatcttcccaacccagggattgaacccttgtctcctgcatgcaggcagttcctttgccatctgagccactatacGTATATGTCCTTAAATAATCTGTTGCCAGCAGATTATCAAAATGCTTTTTCCTAGGCTATTGCCAACTGATTGTATAGGTATAATATGTTTTGAATATGGATTTGTGTATCTGTCCAATCCTGTGATTTATTAATCATGTTAGTATCTTTCCTTAGTGCTGTCGATACCATGTACAGAATAAACTggacagtaaatattttacaggaattttttaaaaggtggtaCTTCAGATGTCCAAGTGATGTGTTAAACCGGCTTTGttagtaagtaaataaatataaatgtaaaaaatagtcAAGCTAGATCTCCGAGTtaccaaacttttaaaatagtagTACTCAAATCCTTTTGAAGAATTTGCCATAATACTGATTTCCTTGGGCAATAGGAAAGAATGGGGAGGGTGAATTGATGTGACCTTCGGAGAAAGCACTTTGGCAGTGTATGTGGTGAAGTACATTTATAATCTATTTCCACTGCTGGTAATCTagcataggaaaatattttaagactttgGACAAAATGTTTTGTGTATAGAAAAGTGTGTCATATTTAGAATAgtaaaaaaattaggaataatctAAAGAGCCAGCAACAGAAGAATGGATTGAAAACCACTGTACAGTGAACTATCATAGAGCCCCTCAAACTGCGTTTTCAAAGGTTGTTTAATGATACGCAAGAGCACTGACAGACTGCTTAGTGAAACGTGAACTCGTATACAGTACATGgtatattttgattttataattCAAAAGGCATGGAACATTATTATTAAAGGTGATCCTCActaaatttttaatctttccttttctaaggATACTGTCATAGAGGAGGCGTGTTCGGGCACACCTGTTGATCAGTCTCTGTCTGACATACGAGAATGTAACAGCACCATTAAAGTTAAAAGCGAAGTCAGCGAGCATGAAACATCCTCTGAACGACAGAACCCACACGTGAGCACCAGTGAAAAATGTCGTTTCACCTTTAGTTTGAATGAACGCCGCAGAAAGTCAGACCGTAGTGTGTTTACAGCATTTGGTGGGCCCAATGAGAATATCTGTTCAGTTCTGAGTGCTCATGACCATTTCAGTGAAAGGATGAAGAAACATGTATATGAGAACATCATTGTTtatgaagaaaaaacaatacaAGCGCATATAAATTTAGGAATGCCTCTCAGATGCCTACCTAGTGGTTCCCATTTGAAAATAACATTTGGTCAAAAAAGGAGTAACCAGGAAGATGATCAGATATTACGCCTCTGTAAAAATCCAGAtgctgaatgcattctttttcacattgttGCTATTGGgaagaccataaagaagattctTAAGATTAAGGAACTTCATGAACCAGGAACTACAGTTCTCGTCTATGCCTTGAAGGGTGAGACTATCAAAGAAGCCCTTTGCAATGATGGCCGATTTCGCTCAGATCTAGACATACTTAAATGGAGAGTAACAGAAGGTTACAATAAAATTTATGGAAAACAGTCCATGGTGGATGAAGTATCTGGAAAAGTCTTAGAACTGGACATTCCTAAAAAGCTGTCTGTCAAGAAATGTACccataaaaaaattaaaccagaaGATGAAAATGCCACTGAAGGTATCAGTCCACAGGCTTTAACACAGTCTAAGAGCAAAGTCGATGAACcaaagaaagatggagaaactgaagatGCAGAACACAACAGAGAAAAAATTCTCCCATGTCAGAGTCTAGGGCTTGATATTAAACAGAAGACATGCCGGTCCATTTCCAAAATTAAACATTATTACAATAGTATTCCCTACAAAAGACTTAGGAGAAAAACCACACAAGTTAGGCGAAGGCTCTCTCTAGGTAAGCAATATGATATTCAGAAAATCCGAAGGGAGACAACTAATCTCTGGGTAAAGAATTTACAAATATTGAACAAAGTTATGATGCCTCAGTATCCAAATTTTAATAAAGAGGCACTTCGGATACAAAAGTATTTTCaggaagaacagaagagaatgaaACTGTCAACGTTTAAACAATTCAGAGTGTATAAAAATTACTTTGGAAAAGTGACTGAAAATTCTGTTTCAGTTGCAATCTGTGAACGTCTTGTTCATCTTAGTAAGTCAGTTGGATTCATAAAATGGGACAATAATGGAAACACAGGCAATGCTACTTGCTttgttttcaacaaaaattttattttcacctgTAGACATGTTTTACACTTCATTGTGGGAGAAGGTACAGATCCAGAGTCATGGCCAGGTATAATAAGCACATGTGCCAAGGTCACTTTTGCTTATAAAGAGTTCTGCCCTAACTATGTTGATTGGCTTTCCTTTGAGCCATGGTTTCTGATGTCTGATGAAACTCTagattatgccattttaaaactaagtgaaaatggaaatgGATTTCCTCCAGGCCTGTCAAAACTGATTTTGCCTCAGCCATCTAGTGGTTTACTTTATTTAATTGGTCACCCAGAAGGCCAGATCAAGAAAATAGATGGTTGTTCTGTGATTTCCCTAGAGCAACGGTTAGAGAGGTGCAAAGAACATTATTCAGATGGGGTAGTACCAGGATCCTGTTCAGACATTTATAATGCTTTCCCTATGTTTACCCAGAGAAGTTTCCTGTCAGACGTTTGCAGCACTAACACACTTAGttatgatacttgtttttttaGTGGGTCTTCTGGCTCCCCAGTGTTTAATGCATCTGGCAGGTTGGTTGCTATGCACTCCTTTGGGTATGTTTATAACTGTGTAAATAAGCCTTATGCCTTTATTGAATTTGGCTATTCTATGGAATCTATTCTTTGTGATATTAAACAGAAAGATGAGAACTTGTACAAATCAttacaagaagagaaaaatgagagccACAATGAAGAGAAAGGTAACAAACAAGAACTgtcacttcaagaaaatcaggTTGAATCCATGCAATATTAGGAAAAGGATGCTGCTTTCAAAAGCACATGCCAGTGATTTAAAGTATTGGGATGGCCGAaagttggtttggttttttttctgtATGATGGCTCTAGTAGTGCTTAGT
Protein-coding regions in this window:
- the FAM111B gene encoding serine protease FAM111B, which encodes MNFIKTEENTSFSATGNDEGTRPEASKDTVIEEACSGTPVDQSLSDIRECNSTIKVKSEVSEHETSSERQNPHVSTSEKCRFTFSLNERRRKSDRSVFTAFGGPNENICSVLSAHDHFSERMKKHVYENIIVYEEKTIQAHINLGMPLRCLPSGSHLKITFGQKRSNQEDDQILRLCKNPDAECILFHIVAIGKTIKKILKIKELHEPGTTVLVYALKGETIKEALCNDGRFRSDLDILKWRVTEGYNKIYGKQSMVDEVSGKVLELDIPKKLSVKKCTHKKIKPEDENATEGISPQALTQSKSKVDEPKKDGETEDAEHNREKILPCQSLGLDIKQKTCRSISKIKHYYNSIPYKRLRRKTTQVRRRLSLGKQYDIQKIRRETTNLWVKNLQILNKVMMPQYPNFNKEALRIQKYFQEEQKRMKLSTFKQFRVYKNYFGKVTENSVSVAICERLVHLSKSVGFIKWDNNGNTGNATCFVFNKNFIFTCRHVLHFIVGEGTDPESWPGIISTCAKVTFAYKEFCPNYVDWLSFEPWFLMSDETLDYAILKLSENGNGFPPGLSKLILPQPSSGLLYLIGHPEGQIKKIDGCSVISLEQRLERCKEHYSDGVVPGSCSDIYNAFPMFTQRSFLSDVCSTNTLSYDTCFFSGSSGSPVFNASGRLVAMHSFGYVYNCVNKPYAFIEFGYSMESILCDIKQKDENLYKSLQEEKNESHNEEKGNKQELSLQENQVESMQY